In Peromyscus leucopus breed LL Stock chromosome 16_21, UCI_PerLeu_2.1, whole genome shotgun sequence, a single genomic region encodes these proteins:
- the Sgo1 gene encoding shugoshin 1, translating to MVKERCQKKSFQDSLEDIKKRMKEKRNKNLAEIGKRKSFIVAPCQVPTNTSTLLKNYQDNNRLLVLALENEKSKVREAQDIILQLRRECYYLACQLYTVKQKLTSQQSEETDQNQKGCPSEVVSSSDNTIGNLSVKTLQQIALEENDWLFQTKEPSPTVSPDTLGSDFDSGKVESTNDVIPRTVSFRRHLKKDFNNVSCSTALEDCESSHWVGQSLEVRRSGCRDPTVTLHKLENVEQNVCLWNKDQINLSPRLTCPEKNAKTKEVILPSKPEQMKSIHKCARKRRANQRCKSKPSLRCKGNKSKDKQTLHPTKLNGSISSSDAYDFNLEECVHLSPFRQKMSNDCSGEINSRDLEESAFELSASEDESDDLYLPPYKHLQDHTRESDTITRPRPKRGLQYTDEKDREKAPPTRATTGIPPKNQESPGRSLKDVTNILLHPVVKIRKLSLSPKRNEDSPAVPLPKRRCTTITSYKEPTLASKLRRGDPFTDLCFLNSPIFKQKKDMRRPKRSTKQTQ from the exons ATGGTTAAGGAAAGGTGTCAGAAAAAGTCCTTTCAAGATAGTCTTGAAGACATTAAGAAGcgaatgaaagagaaaaggaataaaaacttGGCAGAGATTGGCAAACGCAAGTCCTTTATTGTTGCACCATGCCAAGTACCCA CTAACACTTCTACACTGCTGAAAAATTACCAAGATAACAACAGGTTGTTAGTTTTggctttggaaaatgaaaaatccaAAGTGAGAGAAGCCCAAGATATCATCCTACAGCTGAGAAGAGAATGTTACTACCTTGCATGTCAGCTATATACTGTGAAACAGAAGCTAACTTCCCAACAAAGTGAAGAAACTGATCAG AACCAGAAAGGATGTCCCTCAGAAGTGGTCTCCAGTAGTGACAACACCATCGGGAACTTGTCTGTGAAGACCTTACA GCAAATTGCTCTTGAAGAAAATGATTGGCTATTCCAAACCAAAG AACCAAGTCCTACTGTTTCTCCAGACACACTGGGGAGTGATTTTGATTCAGGTAAAGTCGAGTCTACTAATGATGTCATACCTAGAACTGTGTCTTTCCGTCGCCActtaaagaaagattttaataatGTAAGTTGCTCCACTGCTTTGGAGGATTGTGAATCCAGTCATTGGGTGGGACAGTCTTTGGAAGTTAGAAGAAGTGGATGTAGAGACCCAACTGTAACTCTGCACAAACTTGAAAATGTAGAACAAAATGTTTGTCTGTGGAACAAGGACCAAATTAACTTATCCCCTAGACTGACGTGCCCAGAAAAGAATGCTAAAACAAAAGAAGTCATTTTACCATCTAAACCTGAACAAATGAAAAGTATACATAAATGTGCACGAAAAAGAAGAGCCAACcagagatgcaaatcaaaaccctCATTGAGGTGTAAGGGCAACAAAAGCAAAGATAAGCAGACTTTACACCCCACAAAATTGAATGGGTCTATTAGTTCCAGCGATGCTTATGATTTTAATCTCGAAGAGTGTGTTCACCTCTCCCCTTTCCGACAAAAAATGAGCAATGACTGCAGTGGAGAAATCAACAGCAGGGACTTGGAAGAGAGTGCTTTTGAACTGAGTGCCTCTGAGGATGAGTCTGATGACCTCTACCTGCCTCCTTACAAGCACTTGCAAGACCACACCAGAGAGTCAGACACAATCACCAGGCCTCGGCCTAAAAGAGGACTCCAGTACACAGATGAAAAAGATAGAGAGAAGGCGCCACCAACCAGAGCTACTACCG GTATCCCACCCAAGAATCAAGAGTCACCTGGTCGTAGCCTAAAGGATGTCACCAATATCCTGCTGCACCCTGTAGTGAAAATCAGGAAActttctctgtctccaaaaaggaaTGAAGACAGCCCGGCAGTGCCTCTGCCTAAGCGCAGGTGCACCACCATCACAAGCTATAAAGAGCCGACCCTCGCTTC GAAACTAAGAAGAGGGGACCCTTTCACAGACTTGTGTTTCTTAAATTCTCCTATTTTCAAGCAGAAAAAGGATATGAGACGTCCTAAAAGAAGTACAAAGCAAACACAGTAA